Proteins from a single region of Coriobacteriia bacterium:
- a CDS encoding sporulation protein: MATVDQVMEGARDVMTVRRVFGEPVERGGVTFIPVAAVKGGGGGGSGEDPEKGQTGSGAGFGAQARPVGAYVIRGDRVEWQPALDVARLAMGGMVLAGLITLTAKTAIKRRG, translated from the coding sequence ATGGCGACTGTGGATCAGGTGATGGAGGGCGCGCGCGACGTGATGACGGTGCGCCGGGTGTTCGGGGAGCCGGTGGAGAGGGGCGGCGTGACGTTCATCCCGGTCGCGGCCGTCAAGGGCGGCGGCGGAGGCGGGAGCGGCGAGGACCCGGAGAAGGGCCAGACCGGCAGCGGCGCAGGGTTCGGCGCGCAAGCTCGTCCGGTGGGCGCCTACGTCATCCGAGGAGACCGGGTCGAGTGGCAGCCCGCGTTGGACGTGGCGCGTCTGGCCATGGGCGGGATGGTGCTCGCCGGGCTGATCACGCTGACCGCCAAGACGGCGATCAAGCGCCGCGGCTAG